From Streptomyces sp. NBC_00775, one genomic window encodes:
- a CDS encoding FGGY-family carbohydrate kinase, producing the protein MYVGIDVGTSMVKAAAFDDTGRELAVEARPVDLTLRGGFVEQDMEEVYAAVVAVLTALTAAVPGPVELVGLTGQGDGVWLVDAEGLPVRAAASWMDGRAHELVDQWLADGTFETVFRRTGSAMFPGCPGPLLAWLDRYEPASLDSATTALYCKDMVFQRLTGVRATDVSDASMPFLDPLTRAYDNRVVELLGLAHRRGLLAPVSDPVATGRTRGEGLPPGTPIANGPYDLPSCALGAGVTAPGDGLLIVGTCLASLVGTADLDLTGEPAGLYISTDRAGYWLRAMPAMVGTAALDWVLSTTGVHHDEVDELLAATPPGANGVRVLPYFAPSGERAPFVEPRLRAELTGVSLESTRADLIRATCEGIGYAARHCLEAAGLTGSLAVCGGGTRSPAWMRLLADVLGRPLRVVEGEVGARGAVLAAAARYGVALDTAAWTEPTAVVAPDAARAAYYAKAYEDHLSRLTEARGRARR; encoded by the coding sequence ATGTACGTCGGTATCGATGTGGGCACGTCCATGGTGAAGGCAGCCGCCTTCGACGACACGGGCCGCGAACTGGCCGTCGAGGCACGGCCGGTGGATCTCACCCTCCGCGGCGGCTTCGTCGAGCAGGACATGGAGGAGGTGTACGCGGCGGTCGTCGCCGTGCTCACCGCGCTGACCGCCGCCGTGCCGGGCCCCGTCGAACTGGTCGGACTGACCGGGCAGGGCGACGGGGTGTGGCTCGTGGACGCCGAGGGCCTGCCGGTGCGGGCCGCCGCGTCCTGGATGGACGGCCGGGCGCACGAACTGGTCGACCAGTGGCTGGCGGACGGCACCTTCGAGACGGTCTTCCGGCGCACCGGCAGCGCCATGTTCCCCGGCTGCCCGGGACCGCTGCTGGCCTGGCTGGACCGCTACGAGCCTGCTTCGCTGGACTCGGCGACCACCGCCCTGTACTGCAAGGACATGGTCTTCCAGCGGCTGACGGGGGTGCGGGCGACGGACGTGTCGGACGCGTCGATGCCGTTCCTGGACCCACTCACCCGTGCGTACGACAACCGGGTCGTCGAGCTGCTCGGCCTGGCCCACCGGCGCGGCCTGCTGGCGCCGGTGAGCGACCCCGTGGCGACCGGGCGGACGCGCGGCGAAGGCCTGCCGCCCGGCACCCCGATCGCCAACGGCCCCTACGATCTCCCCTCCTGCGCGCTCGGCGCGGGCGTCACGGCCCCCGGCGACGGACTGCTGATCGTCGGCACCTGCCTGGCCAGCCTGGTCGGTACCGCCGACCTCGACCTGACCGGCGAACCGGCCGGCCTGTACATCTCGACCGACCGGGCCGGGTACTGGCTGCGCGCCATGCCCGCGATGGTCGGCACGGCGGCGCTCGACTGGGTCCTGTCGACGACCGGCGTCCACCACGACGAGGTGGACGAGCTGCTCGCCGCGACCCCGCCCGGCGCGAACGGCGTCCGCGTGCTCCCCTACTTCGCACCCTCCGGCGAACGCGCCCCCTTCGTCGAGCCCCGCCTGCGCGCCGAACTCACCGGCGTCTCCCTGGAGTCGACCCGCGCCGACCTGATCCGCGCCACCTGCGAGGGCATCGGCTACGCCGCCCGCCACTGCCTGGAGGCCGCGGGCCTGACGGGGTCCCTGGCCGTCTGCGGCGGCGGCACCCGCAGCCCCGCCTGGATGCGACTCCTCGCCGACGTGCTCGGGCGGCCGTTACGGGTCGTGGAGGGCGAGGTGGGGGCGCGGGGTGCGGTGCTCGCGGCGGCCGCGCGGTACGGGGTCGCCCTCGACACGGCCGCGTGGACGGAGCCAACGGCGGTCGTCGCCCCCGACGCGGCTCGGGCCGCCTACTATGCCAAGGCGTACGAGGACCACTTGTCCCGCCTGACGGAGGCCCGGGGCCGGGCGCGACGGTGA
- a CDS encoding 2-hydroxyacid dehydrogenase yields MTSAKTAPVRVVAAGDHFVLPSLITGALRDQLGEHPFSVKELTLGWPLEPFGRVAEVEEASDAEDELIEALADADVLVTQMGPVTERVLAAAARLRLVVVCRGGPVNVNQEAARSHGVQVCFAPGRNAAATAEFTVGLLLAALRRIPQAHDLLGRQGSWGGGATYYTYEQSGLELEDLPVGLVGYGAVGSRVARVLGAFGARVLVYDPYVRGEVHGLRVYSLDELLGRSRVISLHARLTPETRGLIGARELALLPPGAVLVNVARGPLVDESALCDALKSGQLSAAALDTYEREPVPPDSPLFDLAATERLVMTPHLGGASRAVAEKAARIAAAEVGRWTRGEPLAHCLD; encoded by the coding sequence ATGACCTCCGCCAAGACAGCGCCTGTGCGTGTGGTGGCCGCCGGTGACCATTTCGTCCTGCCGTCCCTGATCACGGGAGCGCTCCGCGACCAGCTGGGCGAACACCCCTTCTCTGTAAAGGAATTGACCCTCGGCTGGCCCCTGGAACCCTTCGGCCGGGTCGCCGAGGTCGAGGAGGCGAGCGACGCCGAGGACGAGCTGATCGAGGCGCTGGCCGACGCGGACGTCCTGGTCACCCAGATGGGCCCGGTGACCGAGCGGGTGCTGGCCGCCGCGGCCCGGCTGCGTCTGGTGGTCGTCTGCCGGGGCGGCCCCGTGAACGTCAACCAGGAGGCGGCCCGCTCCCACGGCGTACAGGTCTGCTTCGCACCGGGCCGCAACGCCGCCGCCACCGCCGAGTTCACCGTCGGCCTGCTCCTCGCCGCGCTGCGCCGCATCCCCCAGGCCCACGATCTCCTCGGCAGGCAAGGAAGTTGGGGCGGCGGCGCGACCTACTACACCTACGAGCAGAGCGGTCTGGAACTTGAGGACCTGCCGGTCGGGCTCGTCGGCTACGGGGCCGTCGGCAGCCGGGTCGCGCGGGTGCTCGGCGCGTTCGGGGCGCGGGTGCTGGTGTACGACCCGTATGTGCGCGGCGAGGTGCACGGGCTGCGGGTCTACTCGCTGGACGAACTCCTCGGCCGCTCCCGGGTGATCAGCCTGCACGCACGGCTCACCCCCGAGACGCGCGGGCTGATCGGCGCCCGCGAGCTGGCGCTGCTGCCGCCCGGCGCCGTCCTGGTGAACGTGGCGCGCGGTCCACTGGTCGACGAGTCCGCACTGTGCGACGCGCTGAAGAGCGGGCAGCTGTCCGCGGCGGCCCTCGACACCTATGAGCGGGAACCGGTGCCGCCGGACTCGCCGCTCTTCGACCTCGCCGCGACCGAACGGCTCGTGATGACACCGCACTTGGGCGGGGCCAGCCGCGCGGTGGCCGAAAAGGCCGCACGGATCGCGGCGGCGGAGGTGGGCCGCTGGACACGCGGGGAACCACTGGCACACTGCCTCGACTGA
- a CDS encoding ABC transporter ATP-binding protein gives MAELELRELRKTYRSRGRPAVDAVRGIDLELRSGELLGLLGPSGCGKSTTLRMIAGLETVTGGDILVGGASVVGRPAQARNIGVAFENYALYPPLNVAENLAFGLKARRRAARGSHADVARKVAEIAERVDLTGLLQARPAGLSSGQKQRVALARALIREPDVLLLDEPLSHLDAAQRDTTRRELKRIQRDLGHTTILVTHDQEEALSLADRIAVMKDGVIQQLGTPYEIYDSPANVFVADFVGEPAINLLPGISTGDGRARLSEAVSFALPVKVAEGREVVIGIRPEDLRLAGGDGGSGARDGGNGRQAAGGAPTGVRARVSAHEPLLESGIATLALEGVVRPLVVLTDPEVRLARDERVRVTADPGLTHVFDAETGDSLR, from the coding sequence ATGGCCGAGTTGGAGTTGCGCGAGCTGCGCAAGACGTACCGGTCCCGGGGCCGCCCGGCCGTGGACGCCGTACGCGGTATCGACCTGGAGCTGCGCTCCGGCGAACTGCTGGGGCTGCTCGGTCCGTCCGGGTGCGGCAAGTCGACCACGCTGCGGATGATCGCCGGCCTGGAGACGGTGACCGGCGGGGACATCCTGGTCGGCGGTGCCTCGGTCGTGGGGCGGCCCGCGCAGGCCCGCAACATCGGGGTCGCCTTCGAGAACTACGCGCTGTATCCGCCGCTGAACGTCGCCGAGAACCTGGCGTTCGGGCTGAAGGCGCGCAGGCGTGCGGCACGTGGTTCTCATGCGGACGTCGCCCGCAAGGTCGCCGAGATCGCCGAGCGCGTCGACCTCACCGGCCTCCTCCAGGCCCGGCCCGCCGGACTCTCCAGCGGCCAGAAGCAGCGCGTCGCCCTCGCCCGCGCGCTGATCCGCGAACCCGACGTCCTCCTGCTCGACGAGCCGCTGTCCCACCTCGACGCGGCCCAGCGCGACACCACCCGCCGTGAACTCAAGCGCATCCAGCGGGATTTAGGACATACGACGATCCTGGTCACGCACGACCAGGAGGAGGCCCTCTCCCTCGCCGACCGGATCGCCGTGATGAAGGACGGCGTCATCCAGCAGCTCGGCACGCCGTACGAGATCTACGACAGCCCGGCCAATGTCTTCGTCGCCGACTTCGTCGGGGAGCCCGCGATCAATCTGCTGCCGGGGATCTCGACGGGGGACGGCCGCGCACGGCTGTCGGAGGCGGTGAGCTTCGCGCTGCCGGTGAAGGTGGCGGAGGGGCGCGAGGTGGTGATCGGCATCCGGCCGGAGGATCTGCGGCTGGCCGGCGGGGACGGCGGGAGTGGCGCACGCGACGGGGGCAACGGACGGCAAGCCGCAGGTGGCGCCCCCACCGGCGTCCGAGCGCGGGTGAGTGCGCACGAGCCGCTGCTGGAGTCGGGCATCGCCACCCTCGCGCTCGAAGGGGTCGTACGGCCGCTCGTCGTCCTCACCGATCCCGAGGTGCGGCTCGCGCGGGACGAGCGGGTCCGGGTGACCGCCGATCCCGGCCTTACCCATGTGTTCGACGCCGAGACGGGAGACTCCCTTCGATGA
- a CDS encoding DeoR/GlpR family DNA-binding transcription regulator, producing MAEQVLADGSATAAELAERFGVSLMTIHRDLDELERQGIVRKFRGGVTAQPSGVFESNVQYRLKSMRPQKAAVAERALKMIEPGMAVLLDDSTSALEIARGLRLGEITPLTVVTNFLEAINLLADRRGIHLMALGGDYDPLHSSFLGVSCVEAVQSLRVDVCFASTSAVFGGHAYHQEQHIVSVKRAMLDSAARNILLLDHTKLGRVALHRVVPLSRFDLVLVDDGASAEALRDLDEHKVPYEVCATGSGG from the coding sequence ATGGCCGAGCAGGTGCTGGCCGACGGTTCGGCGACGGCGGCCGAGCTCGCCGAGCGCTTCGGGGTGAGCCTGATGACCATACACAGGGACCTCGACGAGCTCGAACGGCAGGGAATCGTACGGAAGTTCAGGGGCGGCGTGACCGCGCAGCCGTCCGGGGTCTTCGAGTCGAACGTGCAGTACCGGCTGAAGTCGATGCGCCCGCAGAAGGCGGCCGTCGCCGAGCGCGCGCTGAAGATGATCGAGCCCGGCATGGCGGTGCTGCTCGACGACTCGACGTCGGCGCTGGAGATAGCCCGCGGGCTCCGGCTCGGTGAGATCACCCCGCTCACGGTCGTCACCAACTTCCTGGAGGCGATCAATCTCCTCGCCGACCGGCGCGGCATCCATCTGATGGCCCTGGGCGGCGACTACGACCCACTGCACTCCTCGTTCCTCGGGGTGTCCTGCGTGGAGGCGGTGCAGTCGCTGCGCGTCGACGTCTGCTTCGCGTCGACGTCGGCGGTCTTCGGCGGCCACGCCTACCACCAGGAGCAGCACATCGTGTCCGTGAAGCGCGCCATGCTCGACTCGGCCGCCCGCAACATCCTGCTGCTCGACCACACCAAGCTCGGCCGGGTCGCCCTGCACCGGGTCGTCCCGCTGTCCCGCTTCGACCTGGTCCTCGTCGACGACGGGGCGTCGGCGGAGGCGCTGCGCGATCTCGACGAGCACAAGGTCCCGTACGAAGTGTGCGCCACCGGCAGCGGTGGCTGA
- a CDS encoding ABC transporter ATP-binding protein, with product MSTGVSTRLGPAAIALRGIHKTYGKNAALDGLELEVAEGEFFCLLGPSGAGKTTTLKTVAGLEAPDSGTVELDGADMDGVEPYDRGVAMCFESYALYPHRSAYDNLASPLRSPRHRLPAAEARDRIGAIAELLGISGLLDRPVGQLSNGQRQRIALGRVLVRPARAFLLDEPLSHLDAKLRQSMRAELKAIGAVQHTTTLYVTHDSVEALALGDRIGVIRDGRIVQTGTREEIWYRPYDTEVARAFGRPRINLLPGTVTDGGGFRSADGAVELPLGAEAAPGTEVLVGMRPRDLALRGDGHELIGSVYVTEVLGRAVEVTVRLGGQYVSLVAPRADATHLRPDDPVRLTVRPENLLLFEADRPGRPGRGIGKSAR from the coding sequence ATGAGCACCGGCGTCAGCACCCGCCTGGGGCCGGCGGCGATCGCTCTGCGCGGGATCCACAAGACGTACGGGAAGAACGCCGCGCTCGACGGGCTCGAACTGGAGGTGGCGGAGGGCGAGTTCTTCTGTCTGCTCGGCCCGTCGGGAGCCGGGAAGACCACCACCCTCAAGACCGTGGCGGGGCTCGAAGCGCCCGACTCCGGCACGGTCGAACTCGACGGCGCCGACATGGACGGCGTGGAGCCGTACGACCGGGGTGTGGCCATGTGCTTCGAGAGCTACGCCCTCTACCCGCACCGCTCGGCGTACGACAACCTCGCCTCCCCGCTGCGCTCGCCCCGGCACCGGCTGCCCGCCGCCGAGGCCCGCGACCGTATCGGCGCGATCGCCGAACTCCTCGGCATCAGCGGCCTGTTGGACCGCCCGGTCGGCCAGTTGTCGAACGGGCAGCGGCAGCGGATCGCGCTCGGCCGGGTCCTCGTCCGGCCCGCCCGCGCCTTCCTCCTCGACGAACCGCTCTCCCACCTGGACGCCAAACTCCGCCAGTCGATGCGCGCCGAACTCAAGGCCATCGGCGCCGTGCAGCACACCACCACGCTGTACGTCACCCATGACTCCGTCGAGGCGCTGGCACTCGGCGACCGGATCGGCGTCATCCGGGACGGCCGGATCGTCCAGACCGGGACCCGGGAGGAGATCTGGTACCGGCCGTACGACACGGAGGTGGCGCGGGCGTTCGGGCGGCCCCGGATCAACCTGCTGCCGGGGACGGTCACGGACGGCGGGGGTTTCCGCTCGGCGGACGGGGCGGTCGAGCTGCCGCTCGGCGCGGAGGCCGCCCCCGGCACCGAGGTGCTGGTCGGGATGCGTCCCCGGGACCTCGCGCTCCGGGGCGACGGCCATGAACTCATCGGCAGCGTCTACGTCACCGAGGTGCTCGGCCGGGCCGTCGAGGTCACCGTGCGCCTGGGCGGGCAGTACGTCTCGCTGGTCGCGCCGCGCGCCGACGCGACACACCTGCGTCCCGACGATCCGGTACGGCTGACCGTACGGCCTGAGAACCTGCTGCTGTTCGAGGCCGACCGGCCGGGGCGTCCAGGACGAGGGATCGGGAAGAGCGCGCGATGA
- a CDS encoding carbohydrate ABC transporter permease produces the protein MRRKQRLLGWLADGALILYFVFALFPVAWMVILSLKPANQLFSTYFSFTPTLDGYRTVLGDSEGIPFVRFFVNSLVVSLGAVALSLVVGLPAAYASARWRFKGSENLMFTLLSFRFAPELTVIIPLFVLYQKLGLFDTYVGMVWVLQLVTLPLIVWIMRSYFADLTPELEQAALLDGYTRKQAFFKVALPLVKPGIAAVSLLAFIFAWNNFVFPLILTSSRAQTVTVGALSFLGGDRPKYNLTAAAALVSVVPPLLLALTIQRYLVRGLSFGAVKS, from the coding sequence GTGAGGCGTAAACAACGGCTGTTGGGGTGGCTGGCGGACGGCGCCCTCATCCTCTACTTCGTCTTCGCGCTCTTCCCCGTCGCCTGGATGGTGATCCTCTCCCTGAAGCCCGCGAACCAGCTGTTCAGCACCTATTTCTCCTTCACCCCGACCCTCGACGGGTACCGGACGGTGCTCGGCGACAGCGAGGGCATCCCGTTCGTCCGCTTCTTCGTCAACAGCCTGGTCGTGTCGCTGGGCGCGGTGGCGCTCTCGCTCGTGGTCGGCCTTCCGGCGGCGTACGCGTCGGCGCGCTGGCGGTTCAAGGGCTCCGAGAACCTGATGTTCACGCTGCTGTCGTTCCGCTTCGCGCCCGAACTGACCGTGATCATCCCGCTGTTCGTGCTCTACCAGAAGCTGGGCCTCTTCGACACCTACGTCGGCATGGTGTGGGTGCTGCAACTCGTCACCCTGCCGCTGATCGTGTGGATCATGCGGTCGTACTTCGCCGATCTGACCCCGGAGCTGGAGCAGGCGGCGCTGCTGGACGGCTACACCCGCAAGCAGGCGTTCTTCAAGGTCGCGCTGCCGCTGGTCAAGCCCGGGATCGCGGCCGTGTCGCTGCTCGCCTTCATCTTCGCCTGGAACAACTTCGTCTTCCCTCTCATCCTCACCTCCTCGCGGGCCCAGACCGTGACCGTGGGCGCACTGTCCTTCCTCGGCGGCGACCGGCCCAAGTACAACCTGACGGCCGCCGCCGCGCTCGTCTCCGTCGTACCGCCGCTGCTGCTCGCGCTGACGATCCAGCGGTATCTGGTGCGGGGGCTGTCCTTCGGCGCGGTCAAGTCATGA
- a CDS encoding carbohydrate ABC transporter permease, whose protein sequence is MAETTSFTETDHGAASREEGARQVRAVPRWRRGLRPYLLIVPALLLTGGILYPFGLGLYYTLFDFSASKPRPDMVGFDNYRTVFTQDAFWNSAWVTVLYAVGAAAFETVLGVAVALLLHRSSIVGRVLEKILILPLMIAPVIAAIIWKLMLQPSVGVINHLLKPFGLGGVQWTDTPTGALLSSIAVDVWVYTPFVAILALAGLRSLPTSPFEAAAVDGAGWWYTFRRLTLPMLWPYVLVAVIFRFMDSLKVFDIIYALTEGGPGDSTVVLQIRAYLEAIRFQRYSFGISYTIVLWAVVYLAAMVLVRHLGRIQNRAAEVPK, encoded by the coding sequence ATGGCGGAGACGACCTCGTTCACGGAGACCGACCACGGGGCGGCCTCACGCGAGGAAGGTGCACGGCAGGTGCGGGCCGTTCCGCGCTGGCGGCGCGGACTGCGCCCGTACCTGCTGATCGTGCCCGCCCTGCTGCTCACCGGCGGGATCCTGTACCCCTTCGGGCTCGGCCTCTACTACACGCTGTTCGACTTCTCGGCGAGCAAGCCGCGGCCGGACATGGTGGGCTTCGACAACTACCGGACCGTGTTCACGCAGGACGCCTTCTGGAACTCGGCCTGGGTGACCGTGCTGTACGCGGTGGGAGCCGCCGCCTTCGAGACCGTCCTCGGGGTGGCCGTGGCCCTGCTGCTGCACCGGTCGTCGATCGTCGGGCGGGTACTGGAGAAGATCCTCATCCTGCCGCTGATGATCGCGCCCGTGATCGCCGCGATCATCTGGAAACTGATGCTCCAGCCGTCCGTGGGCGTGATCAACCATCTGCTGAAACCCTTCGGCCTGGGGGGAGTTCAGTGGACGGACACCCCGACGGGCGCCCTGCTGTCGTCGATCGCCGTGGACGTCTGGGTCTACACCCCGTTCGTGGCGATCCTCGCCCTGGCCGGTCTGCGGTCGCTGCCGACCTCCCCCTTCGAGGCAGCGGCCGTGGACGGCGCGGGCTGGTGGTACACCTTCCGGCGGCTCACGCTGCCGATGCTGTGGCCGTATGTGCTGGTCGCGGTGATCTTCCGGTTCATGGACTCGCTGAAGGTGTTCGACATCATCTACGCCCTCACCGAGGGCGGGCCCGGCGATTCCACGGTGGTGCTGCAGATCCGCGCCTATCTGGAGGCGATCCGCTTCCAGCGCTACTCGTTCGGGATCAGCTACACGATCGTGCTGTGGGCTGTGGTCTATCTGGCCGCGATGGTGCTGGTGCGCCATCTGGGCCGGATCCAGAACCGGGCGGCGGAGGTGCCCAAGTGA
- a CDS encoding ABC transporter substrate-binding protein — protein MDMHVHDRRRFLALAAAAASAPLLTACGAGFGGDDKKNDGSAAADVTGSFDWKREKGRTVKALLNKHPYTDALIADLKTFTEKTGIKVEYDVFPEDNYFDKLTVDLSSGRASYDVFMLGAYMVWQYGPPGWLEDLGPWMRNSSATGDEWDQADFFPNLLQADQWSLKAGAPLGQGGQYALPWGWETNVVAYNTEVFNKLGLKPAESFDELRELAGVIKRKAPGAGFDGMYGIAVRGSRSWATIHPGFMTMYARNGLHDFTVTGGKLKPAMNTPEAIAFTQDWAGMVKQGGPPSWTSYTWYQCSSDLGAKKAGMLFDADTAAYFQAVQGASPASGKIAFHPGPKGPDGSLATNMWIWSLGMNARSKKKSAAWLFLQWATGKEHLRKGAITYNHIDPVRKSISQDGAYKDKMKHLEGFIDTFETVVDQTKIQFTPQEQFFDATTSWAAALQEIYGGKNAKSVLNGLASDLASKVS, from the coding sequence ATGGACATGCACGTGCACGACCGCCGGCGCTTCCTCGCGCTGGCCGCCGCGGCCGCCTCGGCCCCGCTGCTGACCGCCTGCGGCGCCGGGTTCGGCGGGGACGACAAGAAGAACGACGGGTCGGCCGCCGCCGACGTCACCGGATCCTTCGACTGGAAGCGCGAGAAGGGCAGGACCGTCAAGGCGCTGCTGAACAAGCACCCCTACACGGACGCCCTGATAGCCGACCTCAAGACGTTCACCGAGAAGACCGGCATCAAGGTCGAGTACGACGTCTTCCCCGAGGACAACTACTTCGACAAGCTCACCGTCGACCTGTCCAGCGGACGCGCCTCCTACGACGTCTTCATGCTCGGCGCCTACATGGTGTGGCAGTACGGGCCGCCGGGCTGGCTGGAGGACCTCGGGCCGTGGATGCGCAACTCCTCGGCCACCGGCGACGAATGGGACCAGGCCGACTTCTTCCCCAACCTCCTCCAGGCCGACCAGTGGTCGCTGAAGGCGGGCGCGCCGCTCGGCCAGGGCGGGCAGTACGCGCTGCCGTGGGGCTGGGAGACGAACGTCGTCGCGTACAACACGGAGGTCTTCAACAAGCTCGGGCTGAAACCGGCGGAGAGCTTCGACGAGTTACGCGAGCTCGCCGGTGTCATCAAGCGCAAGGCGCCGGGCGCCGGATTCGACGGGATGTACGGCATCGCGGTGCGCGGCTCGCGCAGCTGGGCGACCATCCACCCCGGCTTCATGACGATGTACGCGCGCAACGGACTGCACGACTTCACCGTCACCGGCGGCAAGCTCAAGCCCGCCATGAACACCCCGGAGGCCATCGCCTTCACCCAGGACTGGGCGGGCATGGTCAAGCAGGGCGGCCCGCCGTCGTGGACGTCGTACACCTGGTACCAGTGCTCCAGCGACCTCGGCGCGAAGAAGGCCGGGATGCTCTTCGACGCGGACACGGCGGCCTACTTCCAGGCCGTGCAGGGGGCGAGTCCCGCCTCCGGGAAGATCGCCTTCCATCCGGGGCCGAAGGGGCCCGACGGGTCGCTCGCCACCAACATGTGGATCTGGTCGCTGGGCATGAACGCCCGGAGCAAGAAGAAGTCCGCAGCCTGGCTGTTCCTCCAGTGGGCCACCGGCAAGGAGCATCTGCGCAAGGGTGCGATCACGTACAACCACATCGACCCGGTCAGGAAGTCGATCAGCCAGGACGGCGCGTACAAGGACAAGATGAAGCACCTCGAAGGCTTCATCGACACCTTCGAGACGGTCGTCGACCAGACGAAGATCCAGTTCACTCCGCAGGAGCAGTTCTTCGACGCGACGACGAGCTGGGCGGCCGCGCTCCAGGAGATCTACGGCGGCAAGAACGCGAAGTCCGTGCTCAACGGCCTCGCGAGTGACCTTGCCTCCAAGGTGAGTTGA
- a CDS encoding FGGY-family carbohydrate kinase — translation MADDGTAWLGIDLGTQSVRALAVTGDGRVLGSGSAPLTGRRAGPRHEQDAGDWWDAVGTASRAALRSLDRVRIGGLAVCATSGTVLLTDGSGRPVGPALMYDDGRAAAEAARARAAGLLVQNGWGLPKALWLLRAHDGAGRARENGRLQEVRLAHQPDVIVTRLTGHPVPTDSSHALKTAYDLEHDTWPFPAFAELGLPDGLLPEVVRPGTRLGEVCAAAAEETGIPVGTPVVAGMTDGCAAQIASGALREGSWNSVLGTTLVLKGAASQPVRDPSGVVYNHRAPDGSWLPGGASSVGAGALAAYFPDASPAAMDQAAQAFEPASVLAYPLTSPGERFPFLAPDATAFVLGEPASDAGLWAALLQGVALTERLCLDYLHHLGAPLDGPLTFTGGAARSPYWNQLRADILGRPARVPEQTEPALGMAALAAYGMGAAPTLADAADRMVHVRTVLQPRPARTAAFADPYARLLDELEARGWLPASVAGHARARLDLDTAGS, via the coding sequence ATGGCGGACGACGGGACGGCGTGGCTGGGGATCGACCTGGGCACGCAGAGCGTCCGTGCCCTGGCCGTCACCGGCGACGGACGCGTGCTCGGCAGCGGATCGGCGCCCCTCACCGGGCGGCGGGCGGGCCCGCGCCACGAGCAGGACGCGGGGGACTGGTGGGACGCGGTGGGCACGGCGTCCCGGGCGGCCCTGCGCTCACTCGACCGCGTCCGGATCGGCGGGCTCGCGGTGTGCGCCACCTCCGGAACCGTGCTGCTCACCGACGGTTCGGGCCGGCCGGTCGGCCCCGCCCTCATGTACGACGACGGGCGCGCGGCGGCCGAGGCGGCGCGCGCCCGCGCGGCGGGGCTCCTGGTACAGAACGGCTGGGGGCTGCCGAAGGCGCTCTGGCTGCTCCGCGCACACGACGGCGCCGGGCGGGCCCGCGAGAACGGCCGTCTTCAGGAGGTCCGCCTGGCCCACCAGCCCGACGTCATCGTCACCCGCCTCACCGGGCATCCGGTGCCCACCGATTCCAGCCACGCCCTCAAGACCGCCTACGACCTGGAGCACGACACCTGGCCGTTCCCGGCGTTCGCCGAACTCGGCCTCCCTGACGGCCTGTTGCCCGAGGTCGTACGGCCCGGAACCCGGCTCGGCGAGGTCTGCGCGGCCGCCGCCGAGGAGACCGGCATCCCCGTCGGAACCCCGGTCGTCGCCGGGATGACCGACGGCTGCGCGGCCCAGATCGCCTCGGGCGCCCTGCGCGAGGGCTCCTGGAACTCGGTGCTGGGGACGACGCTCGTGCTCAAAGGCGCCGCGTCGCAGCCGGTGCGGGACCCGTCCGGCGTGGTCTACAACCATCGTGCACCGGACGGGAGTTGGCTGCCGGGCGGCGCGTCGAGCGTCGGCGCGGGCGCGCTGGCCGCGTACTTCCCGGACGCCTCGCCCGCCGCGATGGACCAGGCCGCCCAGGCCTTCGAGCCCGCGTCCGTCCTCGCCTACCCCCTCACCTCACCCGGCGAACGCTTTCCCTTCCTCGCCCCGGACGCCACCGCCTTCGTCCTCGGCGAACCCGCCTCCGACGCCGGCCTGTGGGCCGCGCTCCTCCAGGGCGTCGCCCTCACCGAACGTCTCTGTCTCGACTACCTGCACCATCTCGGCGCCCCCCTCGACGGCCCGCTCACCTTCACCGGCGGCGCCGCCCGCAGCCCGTACTGGAACCAGCTCCGCGCCGACATCCTCGGCCGCCCCGCCCGCGTCCCCGAACAGACCGAACCCGCCCTGGGCATGGCCGCGTTGGCGGCGTACGGCATGGGGGCCGCCCCCACCCTCGCGGACGCCGCCGACCGCATGGTCCACGTCCGTACGGTCCTTCAACCGCGCCCCGCCCGCACGGCGGCCTTCGCCGACCCCTACGCCCGGCTGCTCGACGAGCTGGAGGCGCGCGGCTGGCTGCCCGCTTCCGTCGCGGGGCACGCGCGGGCCCGGCTGGACCTGGATACTGCGGGCTCATGA